In the genome of Paracoccus tegillarcae, one region contains:
- a CDS encoding MaoC family dehydratase: MKTPKGYSTATLGDHVGHDFGTTDPITVGQDMIDGFADITGDHQWIHIDVERAKKESPFGGPIAHGFLTLSLLAAAVGDAGIVPTDAKGVVNYGIDKVRFLNPVPAGAAVVSNFRLTSVEDKGKGRQLLRLAAETRLDDTGEPAIVGEVLALVIG, translated from the coding sequence ATGAAGACACCCAAAGGTTACAGCACCGCCACGCTTGGCGATCATGTCGGCCATGATTTCGGGACCACGGACCCGATCACGGTTGGCCAGGACATGATCGACGGCTTCGCCGATATCACCGGCGACCACCAGTGGATCCACATCGATGTCGAACGGGCGAAAAAGGAAAGCCCGTTCGGCGGCCCCATCGCCCACGGCTTTCTGACGCTGTCGCTGCTGGCCGCCGCTGTTGGCGATGCGGGGATCGTACCGACCGATGCCAAGGGCGTGGTGAATTACGGGATCGACAAGGTCCGGTTCCTGAACCCCGTCCCCGCCGGTGCGGCTGTGGTCAGCAACTTCAGGCTGACCAGCGTCGAAGACAAGGGCAAGGGCCGGCAATTGCTGCGGCTGGCCGCCGAAACGCGGCTGGACGACACCGGTGAGCCCGCAATCGTTGGCGAGGTCCTGGCCCTCGTCATCGGATAA
- a CDS encoding alpha/beta fold hydrolase, which produces MPSKRIENATDLAMSMTKLYTSALTQPMKAWSHSMTASQQMLSSLTGNTAIEPEKGDKRFRDPVWTTNPAYHALMQSYLAWSNAITGWVDSLDAAPRDKLRAKLATSLITDGLAPTNAILTNPAAMQKTLEQGGKNIVSGLQHFISDMIQNGGLPSVVDKSKFEVGGNLGTTPGKVVYSEDHLELIQYTPKTAQVWSRPVFVVPPQINKFYIWDLAPDRSIVGNLLDQGHQVFIVSWRNPTEAEADWDLDSYVAALDRATEVACEISGSPDLNVVGACSGGITSALLVALWASRGSDRAASLTLFVAILDVAGAKDTSMGLFANFETLELARMFSQSKGVLEGKDLERAFAWLRPNDLIWSYWVNNYLMGKEPSAFDILYWNADTTNLPAALHGDLLGMLESGGFTGETGPTIDGQALTLKQITCDAYIMGGETDHITPWDGTYLTRNGLGGDSTFVLSQSGHIQSLINPPGNPKARYQTNDGDHDSPESFLAGAETHEGTWWPHGVAWLDERGGRKVTAKKTLGSRKHKAISDAPGTYVRAAS; this is translated from the coding sequence ATGCCATCCAAGCGCATCGAGAACGCCACCGATCTGGCGATGTCTATGACCAAGCTATACACCTCGGCGCTGACGCAGCCGATGAAGGCATGGTCGCATTCAATGACGGCCAGCCAGCAGATGCTGAGCAGCCTGACCGGCAATACCGCAATTGAACCTGAAAAGGGTGACAAGCGGTTCAGGGACCCGGTCTGGACGACGAACCCCGCCTATCATGCATTGATGCAGTCCTACCTTGCCTGGTCGAACGCGATCACGGGCTGGGTCGACAGCCTTGACGCCGCGCCCCGCGACAAGCTGCGTGCGAAGCTGGCCACCAGCCTGATCACCGATGGGCTGGCGCCGACAAACGCGATCCTGACCAACCCCGCCGCGATGCAAAAGACGCTGGAACAGGGCGGCAAGAACATTGTCAGCGGCTTGCAGCATTTCATCAGCGACATGATCCAGAATGGCGGCCTGCCATCGGTGGTCGACAAGTCCAAGTTCGAAGTGGGCGGCAATCTGGGCACGACGCCGGGCAAGGTCGTCTATTCCGAGGATCACCTTGAACTGATCCAATACACGCCAAAGACCGCGCAGGTCTGGTCGCGGCCGGTCTTTGTCGTGCCGCCGCAGATCAACAAATTCTATATCTGGGATCTGGCACCCGACCGGTCGATTGTCGGCAATCTGCTCGATCAGGGCCATCAGGTCTTTATCGTCAGTTGGCGCAACCCGACCGAGGCCGAGGCTGACTGGGATCTCGACAGCTATGTCGCGGCGCTTGACCGCGCCACCGAGGTGGCCTGCGAGATCAGCGGATCGCCCGACCTCAACGTGGTCGGTGCCTGTTCGGGCGGGATCACCTCTGCCCTGCTGGTCGCGCTGTGGGCCAGCCGGGGTTCCGATCGGGCCGCGTCGCTGACGCTGTTCGTGGCCATTCTGGATGTCGCCGGCGCCAAGGATACCTCGATGGGGCTGTTTGCGAATTTCGAGACGCTGGAACTGGCGCGGATGTTTTCGCAATCGAAGGGCGTGCTTGAGGGCAAGGATCTGGAGCGCGCCTTTGCCTGGCTGCGGCCCAACGACCTGATCTGGTCCTATTGGGTCAACAATTACCTGATGGGCAAAGAGCCCTCGGCCTTTGACATCCTTTACTGGAACGCCGACACCACGAACCTGCCAGCCGCGCTGCATGGCGATCTGTTGGGAATGCTGGAAAGCGGCGGTTTCACCGGCGAGACCGGGCCGACCATCGACGGGCAGGCCCTGACGCTGAAACAGATCACCTGCGATGCCTATATCATGGGCGGTGAGACCGATCACATCACACCATGGGACGGCACCTATCTGACGCGCAACGGGCTGGGCGGAGATTCGACCTTTGTGCTTAGCCAGTCGGGTCATATCCAGTCGCTGATCAACCCGCCGGGCAATCCCAAGGCGCGTTACCAGACCAATGATGGCGATCACGACAGCCCGGAATCCTTTCTGGCTGGTGCCGAGACGCATGAGGGCACATGGTGGCCGCATGGGGTGGCATGGCTGGACGAACGCGGCGGACGCAAGGTCACGGCGAAGAAAACCTTGGGCTCGCGCAAGCACAAAGCCATATCTGATGCGCCGGGCACTTATGTCCGGGCGGCAAGCTGA
- the phaZ gene encoding poly(3-hydroxyalkanoate) depolymerase, producing the protein MTDIRTLVLDGQKVRVALFGPADASRNLLVFNGIGASLETVGPFAERFADTRIVTFDVPGVGGSPVPALPYRFTWLARLTARILDKLGIDQVDVFGVSWGGAAAQQFARDYPHRALSLTLAATSAGFVMVPGNLRVMLKMATPKRYSDPQHMLKIGPDIYGGQMRANPQLLREHAATLKSGSGRGYLYQLLAGAGWTSWLWLPQLRLPVLVMMGEDDPIVPLANGRILVNRLPNARLEVMDCGHLFILTDPAETAAKVEAFIQSTPVAEIA; encoded by the coding sequence ATGACCGATATCCGGACCCTCGTTCTTGATGGCCAAAAGGTGCGTGTTGCCCTGTTTGGACCTGCCGATGCCTCGCGTAACCTGCTGGTTTTCAACGGCATCGGCGCCAGTCTGGAAACGGTGGGACCCTTTGCCGAACGCTTTGCCGACACGCGGATCGTCACCTTTGACGTGCCGGGCGTGGGCGGCTCGCCCGTGCCGGCGCTGCCCTATCGGTTCACCTGGCTGGCGCGGCTGACCGCGCGCATCCTGGACAAGCTGGGGATCGATCAGGTCGATGTGTTCGGCGTCTCATGGGGCGGGGCGGCGGCGCAGCAATTCGCGCGGGACTATCCCCATCGCGCGCTTAGCCTGACGCTGGCCGCGACCTCGGCGGGGTTCGTGATGGTGCCCGGCAATCTGCGCGTGATGCTGAAGATGGCGACGCCGAAACGTTACAGCGATCCCCAGCATATGCTGAAGATCGGGCCGGATATCTATGGCGGGCAGATGCGTGCCAACCCGCAGCTTTTGCGCGAACATGCGGCAACGCTGAAATCGGGATCGGGTCGCGGCTATCTGTATCAGCTGCTGGCCGGTGCCGGCTGGACCAGTTGGCTGTGGCTGCCACAGCTCAGGCTGCCGGTGCTGGTGATGATGGGCGAGGATGATCCGATCGTGCCGCTTGCCAATGGCCGGATCCTTGTCAATCGGCTGCCCAATGCGCGGCTGGAGGTCATGGATTGCGGGCATCTGTTCATCCTGACGGACCCGGCGGAAACGGCGGCCAAGGTCGAAGCGTTCATCCAATCCACGCCCGTCGCAGAGATCGCATGA
- a CDS encoding DUF445 domain-containing protein produces the protein MSQPAETPKSALARNRRMATAVLVVMVVIYLATHLVSDPAGPVLLIRRMAEAGMIGGLADWFAVVALFRHPLGLPIPHTALLPKNQARAARNVGRFFETHFLEPAQLEARIRAIEPSRHLVTWIGQPGNAEALARELTGLVAMLLRQEPSPRMLAGGRRLLKSEVAQAGSDQAIAGVVADLVKTGVRGDVTDEIIAIIRRAIDENRGMAVELVQDNSRWWIATPVDRRVADLVVSAVLSMLDDLRRDSALRKEFETALDGMIETLEQEGVLTRAVADARGEFLRSGAFGAAIAGIARELRDRLGKRIANAPEALSGPLAHLIRDTATRALATPEARETLDRRLAELAGRVIGESRPQIAAYVTDVIAGWEPEELNTRFEEEIGPDLQFIRINGALLGALIGGGLFAFETMIG, from the coding sequence ATGAGCCAACCCGCCGAAACGCCCAAATCCGCGCTTGCCAGAAATCGCCGCATGGCCACGGCGGTGCTGGTCGTCATGGTGGTGATCTATCTCGCGACCCATCTGGTCAGCGATCCCGCAGGTCCCGTCCTGCTGATCCGCCGCATGGCCGAGGCGGGGATGATCGGCGGGCTGGCCGACTGGTTTGCCGTCGTCGCGCTGTTTCGTCACCCGCTTGGATTGCCGATCCCGCATACGGCATTGCTGCCAAAGAACCAGGCACGGGCCGCGCGCAATGTGGGCCGGTTCTTTGAGACGCATTTCCTTGAACCAGCCCAGCTGGAGGCGCGCATCCGGGCCATCGAGCCGTCCCGCCATCTGGTGACATGGATCGGCCAGCCGGGCAATGCAGAGGCGCTGGCGCGCGAATTGACCGGCCTTGTCGCCATGCTGCTGCGGCAGGAACCCTCGCCCCGCATGCTGGCAGGCGGGCGTCGGTTGCTGAAAAGCGAGGTCGCGCAGGCCGGGTCCGATCAGGCCATCGCCGGCGTCGTCGCGGATCTGGTCAAAACCGGCGTCAGGGGCGATGTCACCGACGAAATCATCGCGATCATCCGCCGCGCCATCGACGAAAATCGCGGCATGGCGGTCGAGCTGGTGCAAGACAACAGCCGCTGGTGGATCGCCACACCGGTCGACCGGCGCGTGGCCGATCTGGTGGTCAGCGCGGTGCTGTCGATGCTGGATGATCTGCGCCGCGACAGCGCCTTGCGGAAGGAATTCGAAACGGCGCTGGACGGCATGATCGAGACGCTTGAACAGGAGGGCGTGCTGACCCGCGCCGTCGCCGATGCCAGAGGCGAATTCCTTCGCTCTGGTGCGTTTGGCGCGGCCATTGCCGGCATCGCCCGCGAATTGCGCGACCGTCTGGGCAAACGGATCGCCAACGCGCCCGAGGCGCTTAGCGGACCACTGGCCCATCTGATCCGCGACACGGCGACGCGCGCACTCGCCACGCCCGAGGCCCGCGAAACGCTGGACCGTCGCCTTGCCGAACTGGCTGGCCGGGTGATCGGTGAAAGCCGCCCGCAGATCGCCGCCTATGTCACGGACGTCATCGCCGGATGGGAGCCAGAGGAACTGAACACCCGCTTTGAGGAAGAGATCGGCCCGGATCTGCAATTCATCCGCATAAACGGTGCCCTGCTGGGCGCGTTGATCGGCGGCGGCTTGTTCGCATTCGAGACGATGATCGGGTGA
- a CDS encoding AraC family transcriptional regulator translates to MRSELLRKPDERVPFDAICALYEHCAEEWGVPDLGLRLAVYQHLEILGPVALVTKEEPDLRGAIRAMARNLVIHTNGLVAGVHETDGIAALSLNVQLTGTSTRQYMLLSLAVARNVLEQAGKAPVDLIEVTFRDQDACVRRAAEASFGCPVRFGAEQNALYFDQSALDRKIEQTDAAYHAIIDRYLTSSRDEFAGRISDEARGEIARQMEFGDCSLETVAHSLRLEPRSLQRRLQEEGLTFRDLVDDWRRERALSLVTRTRLPLSEVSLALGYADQSVFSRAFQRWYDESPLACRKKDLSLRQNSLGFAG, encoded by the coding sequence TTGCGATCCGAGCTGTTGCGCAAGCCGGACGAACGCGTGCCATTTGACGCGATTTGCGCGCTTTACGAACATTGCGCCGAAGAATGGGGCGTGCCGGATCTGGGCCTGCGGCTGGCCGTGTATCAGCACCTCGAAATTCTGGGGCCCGTCGCGCTGGTCACCAAGGAGGAGCCCGACCTGCGCGGCGCGATCAGGGCCATGGCCCGCAATCTGGTCATCCACACCAATGGCCTTGTCGCGGGCGTGCACGAAACCGACGGCATCGCGGCCCTGTCTCTCAATGTGCAGCTGACCGGGACCAGTACCCGCCAGTATATGCTGTTGTCCCTCGCCGTCGCGCGCAACGTGCTGGAGCAGGCCGGCAAGGCCCCGGTTGATCTGATCGAGGTCACCTTTCGCGATCAGGACGCCTGTGTCAGGCGCGCGGCAGAGGCAAGCTTTGGCTGTCCGGTTCGCTTTGGTGCCGAACAGAACGCGCTCTATTTCGATCAGAGCGCACTGGATCGCAAGATCGAACAGACCGATGCGGCCTATCACGCGATCATCGACCGCTACCTGACCTCATCGCGGGACGAATTCGCAGGCCGCATCAGCGACGAGGCGCGCGGCGAGATCGCGCGGCAGATGGAATTCGGGGATTGTTCGCTGGAAACCGTCGCGCATAGCCTGCGGCTAGAGCCGCGCAGCCTGCAGCGTCGCCTGCAGGAAGAGGGGCTTACCTTTCGCGATCTGGTCGATGACTGGCGGCGAGAGCGGGCCCTGTCGCTGGTCACCCGGACCCGGCTGCCCTTGTCAGAGGTCTCGCTGGCGCTGGGCTATGCCGATCAAAGCGTGTTCAGCCGCGCCTTTCAGCGCTGGTATGACGAATCGCCACTGGCCTGCCGCAAAAAGGACCTGAGCCTTCGTCAGAACAGCCTCGGGTTTGCCGGTTAA
- a CDS encoding 2,4'-dihydroxyacetophenone dioxygenase family protein — protein sequence MTFDTTTLTQERLLTINHKTDGEVKDALPGVHVTPLYLDREKGIWVIYARFEPGTRLPRHYHSGVVHFYTTKGSWNYLEHAEDVQTAGSYLFEPAGSHHTFVSEEGSEGFMVIEGANVNLNDDGSMMFIMDAGWIEDTINRIAGETGQKVPPYVRPGVVAQG from the coding sequence ATGACTTTTGACACCACAACGCTCACCCAGGAACGCCTGCTGACCATCAACCACAAAACCGATGGCGAAGTGAAAGACGCCCTGCCCGGCGTCCATGTCACGCCGCTTTATCTGGACCGCGAAAAGGGTATCTGGGTTATCTACGCCCGGTTCGAGCCGGGCACCCGCTTGCCGCGCCATTACCATTCGGGCGTCGTTCATTTCTACACCACCAAGGGCTCGTGGAACTATCTCGAGCATGCCGAGGACGTGCAGACCGCTGGCAGCTATCTGTTCGAACCCGCAGGCTCGCACCACACCTTTGTGTCCGAGGAAGGTTCCGAAGGGTTCATGGTCATCGAAGGTGCCAATGTGAACCTCAATGACGACGGCTCGATGATGTTCATCATGGATGCCGGCTGGATCGAGGACACCATCAACCGGATCGCCGGCGAGACCGGCCAGAAGGTTCCCCCCTATGTCCGCCCGGGCGTTGTCGCGCAGGGCTGA
- a CDS encoding anti-sigma factor, with product MTDDAPDLDPDDVATAGEYVIGTLPLAEREVFRQRLLHEPQLLDEVSRWQTHFDPMADEVRPVGPPDRVWAAVEARLFAPAPDAQTGRRNAFWRWLAIGATCAAAALLVLLAQWPLGQTDSRQLWVSDMVSADSSVRLTALYDDVDGEMRVAVAGQPPAEGRDFELWLIQGDRAPVSLGVMPDAGHAAMIIPDEFRLLIANATLAITDEPQGGAPGGVATGAIVAQAQMRQI from the coding sequence ATGACGGATGATGCCCCCGATCTTGATCCCGACGACGTCGCGACGGCAGGTGAATATGTCATCGGCACGTTGCCCCTGGCCGAGCGCGAGGTGTTTCGCCAGCGTCTGCTGCACGAGCCGCAATTGCTGGACGAGGTGAGCCGCTGGCAGACCCATTTCGATCCGATGGCCGATGAGGTCAGACCCGTCGGTCCGCCGGATAGGGTCTGGGCCGCGGTCGAGGCCCGGCTGTTCGCGCCGGCCCCGGATGCGCAAACGGGTCGTCGAAACGCATTCTGGCGCTGGCTCGCGATCGGCGCGACCTGCGCCGCAGCCGCGCTGCTTGTGCTGCTGGCGCAGTGGCCCCTGGGTCAAACCGACAGTCGCCAGCTCTGGGTGTCGGACATGGTGTCGGCAGACAGCTCCGTTCGTCTGACAGCGCTTTACGATGACGTGGACGGCGAAATGCGTGTCGCGGTTGCCGGCCAGCCGCCTGCCGAAGGGCGCGATTTCGAATTGTGGCTGATACAGGGCGACCGCGCGCCGGTGTCTCTGGGGGTGATGCCGGATGCGGGCCATGCGGCCATGATCATCCCGGACGAGTTCCGGCTACTGATCGCAAACGCAACCCTGGCTATCACCGACGAACCTCAGGGCGGCGCCCCCGGCGGCGTCGCCACAGGCGCAATCGTCGCACAGGCCCAGATGCGCCAGATCTGA
- a CDS encoding sigma-70 family RNA polymerase sigma factor, which yields MTTPNAELTDLLGQVALQDRAAFGQLYRLAAPKLFGVCLRILKDQQEAEDALQEIFVKIWHNADRYFSDIASPQAWLNAVARNHAIDVLRARKPGGGDLDAAERIPDDGPSPEGLAMIRSEGRRITACLTELPAEHADAVRRAYVEGESYVELAERFAVPMNTMRSWLRRSLIRLRECLTR from the coding sequence ATGACCACACCCAATGCAGAGCTGACCGATCTGCTGGGACAGGTTGCCCTGCAGGACCGCGCTGCCTTTGGTCAACTCTATCGTCTTGCCGCGCCGAAACTTTTTGGCGTCTGCCTTCGTATCTTGAAGGATCAGCAAGAGGCAGAGGACGCGTTGCAGGAAATTTTCGTCAAGATCTGGCACAATGCCGACCGGTATTTTTCCGATATCGCCAGCCCGCAGGCCTGGTTGAACGCGGTCGCGCGCAATCATGCCATCGACGTGCTGCGCGCGCGCAAGCCCGGTGGCGGCGATCTGGACGCGGCTGAACGTATTCCCGATGACGGGCCGTCCCCCGAAGGGCTGGCCATGATCAGGTCCGAAGGACGCCGGATCACCGCCTGCCTGACGGAACTGCCAGCAGAACACGCCGATGCCGTACGCCGCGCCTATGTCGAAGGCGAAAGCTATGTCGAACTGGCCGAACGCTTTGCGGTTCCGATGAACACGATGCGCAGCTGGTTGCGGCGCAGTCTGATCCGGCTGAGGGAGTGTCTGACCCGATGA
- a CDS encoding NAD(P)/FAD-dependent oxidoreductase → MSESARRRIAIIGSGISGLGAAWLLDDRHDVTLFEAAPRAGGHARTVHAEGVDVDTGFIVCNRRTYPLFIPMLEKLGVALEPSDMSFGASFGQGRYEYGTSSTRAMFAQPMCLMDAGHWRLIRDIMRFFRQAPSHHASDGSIGDLIGALRLGDEFRDRFLLPISGAIWSTPTAEMMKFPAGAFVRFFDNHGLLSVNGQPQWLTVSGGSQRYVQAILDRLKGDLRLSCPVHSVRRDPGGITIASARGEERFDRVVFATHAPQALAALQRPDTDEAAILGAMRTQPNRMVLHSDPTLMPRRRAAWASWNYVTRGDMPATDRPISLSYWMNRLQNLQTARPLIVTLNPETEPRRIHDEASFAHPQFDAAAIAAQGRLHEIQGRGGVYYAGAWTRYGFHEDGLLSALRVAQAMGIEWPLGPDPWTAPKRLAA, encoded by the coding sequence TTGAGCGAGAGTGCAAGACGACGGATTGCCATCATCGGCAGTGGCATTTCAGGGCTGGGCGCGGCGTGGCTGCTGGATGACCGGCACGATGTCACCTTGTTCGAGGCAGCCCCGCGCGCCGGTGGCCATGCCCGCACGGTTCATGCCGAAGGGGTGGATGTAGATACCGGGTTCATCGTCTGCAATCGGCGCACCTATCCGCTGTTCATTCCGATGCTGGAAAAGCTTGGCGTGGCGTTGGAGCCAAGCGATATGTCCTTCGGGGCCAGCTTTGGTCAGGGGCGATATGAGTATGGGACATCCTCGACCCGCGCCATGTTCGCGCAGCCGATGTGCCTGATGGATGCCGGTCACTGGCGTTTGATCCGCGACATCATGCGCTTTTTCCGGCAAGCGCCGTCGCATCACGCAAGTGACGGCAGCATCGGCGATCTGATCGGGGCGTTGCGCTTGGGCGATGAGTTTCGCGACCGGTTCCTGCTGCCGATTTCAGGGGCCATCTGGTCCACGCCGACGGCGGAAATGATGAAGTTTCCGGCGGGTGCGTTCGTTCGCTTTTTCGACAATCACGGGCTGTTATCGGTGAACGGCCAGCCGCAATGGCTGACCGTCAGCGGCGGGTCGCAACGCTATGTGCAGGCGATCCTCGACCGACTGAAGGGCGATCTGCGTCTGTCTTGCCCGGTGCATTCGGTGCGCCGCGATCCGGGTGGGATCACAATCGCCAGCGCGCGCGGCGAAGAGCGGTTTGATCGCGTGGTCTTTGCCACCCATGCCCCGCAGGCGCTGGCGGCACTGCAACGGCCCGATACCGATGAGGCCGCCATTCTGGGCGCGATGCGCACCCAGCCCAACCGGATGGTTCTGCATTCCGACCCGACCCTCATGCCCCGGCGGCGCGCGGCATGGGCATCGTGGAACTATGTCACGCGGGGCGATATGCCTGCGACGGATCGGCCCATCAGCCTGTCCTACTGGATGAACCGGTTGCAAAATCTGCAAACGGCACGCCCACTGATCGTGACCCTGAACCCCGAGACCGAACCCCGTCGCATCCATGACGAGGCCAGTTTCGCCCATCCGCAATTCGACGCCGCCGCAATTGCCGCGCAGGGGCGGTTGCATGAAATTCAGGGACGCGGTGGGGTGTATTATGCCGGTGCCTGGACGCGATACGGTTTTCACGAGGACGGGCTGCTGTCTGCGCTGCGCGTCGCCCAGGCCATGGGCATCGAATGGCCGCTTGGCCCTGATCCCTGGACAGCACCCAAACGGTTGGCCGCATGA
- a CDS encoding DUF1365 domain-containing protein, producing MSVDLWSGALVDAAIWHGRSGDVSRQFRYRALYAALPLEELEQGLLPLHPDRRGLWQLRRRDYGQRDGGSLLAFIRQQLAPVGLEHCQTALVTLPRSPLHGFNPVSFWLARDEGGLRAVLSEVSNTFGETHLYLCHHPDNRVITRSDRLTGDKLFHVSPFLPREGRYVFRFDAGPGRFGAWIDWIGADGDVRLQTSMVGPARVLDRSSLRRAALRHAFQPQKVTGLIHWQAAKLFSRGIRYKTKPPQLDQSQSDVTKPETKNV from the coding sequence ATGAGCGTTGATCTGTGGAGCGGCGCACTGGTTGACGCGGCCATCTGGCACGGACGGTCCGGTGATGTGTCGCGGCAATTCCGCTATCGCGCGCTTTACGCCGCCTTGCCGCTGGAAGAATTGGAGCAAGGGCTGCTGCCCCTGCACCCCGACCGGCGGGGATTGTGGCAGCTGCGGCGGCGCGATTACGGTCAGCGGGATGGCGGCTCGCTGCTGGCATTCATTCGGCAGCAACTGGCGCCTGTCGGCCTGGAACATTGCCAGACAGCGCTTGTGACCCTGCCGCGCAGCCCGTTGCACGGGTTCAACCCGGTCAGCTTTTGGCTGGCACGCGATGAAGGCGGTTTGCGCGCGGTGCTGTCCGAGGTGTCGAACACCTTTGGCGAGACGCATCTTTATCTGTGCCATCATCCCGACAATCGGGTCATCACGCGCTCTGACCGGCTGACCGGGGACAAGCTGTTCCACGTTTCGCCCTTTCTTCCGCGCGAAGGGCGCTATGTCTTTCGCTTCGATGCGGGGCCCGGTCGGTTCGGGGCGTGGATCGACTGGATCGGGGCGGATGGGGATGTGCGGTTGCAGACCTCGATGGTCGGACCGGCGCGCGTTCTGGACCGATCAAGCCTGCGCCGCGCCGCGTTGCGCCACGCATTCCAGCCCCAAAAGGTCACAGGCCTGATACACTGGCAGGCGGCAAAGCTGTTTTCGCGCGGCATCCGTTACAAGACCAAACCGCCACAACTGGATCAGTCCCAGTCCGACGTCACGAAACCAGAGACCAAGAATGTTTGA
- a CDS encoding SAM-dependent methyltransferase, with protein MFEQSIRSEFLRTLEKISCGSLLLTTPDGTTQVFQGDQAGPEAVLQIRDWRMVPALAAKGDIGLTEAYRDGWCDTPDLVALLTLGLMNEEALDRYIYGRPLQALAMRLLYLLNRNTRAGSRRNISAHYDLGNDFYRLWLDDTMTYSSALFAEGDDLAAAQRRKYDRIIGGLAGGSGRLLEIGCGWGGFAQRALERGDFAPKGLTLSSEQAAYARNRLGPDAEIVLQDYRDETGRFDHIVSIEMFEAVGEKFWPVYFGKLAEALTTEGRAMIQTITVADRYFDRYRKGGDMIRSFIFPGGMLPSPARFQAEAERAGLRIEDAFGFGRDYARTLTNWLDNFDARRTEVQQLGFDEAFIRVWRFYLAACAASFSVQRTDVVQYRLAHA; from the coding sequence ATGTTTGAGCAAAGCATCAGATCCGAATTTCTGCGCACGCTGGAGAAAATCAGCTGCGGCAGCCTGCTGCTGACAACGCCGGATGGGACCACGCAGGTCTTTCAGGGCGATCAGGCGGGCCCCGAGGCCGTGTTGCAGATCCGTGACTGGCGCATGGTGCCGGCGCTGGCGGCAAAGGGCGATATTGGCCTGACCGAAGCCTATCGCGACGGCTGGTGCGACACGCCCGATCTGGTTGCGCTGCTGACGCTTGGGTTGATGAACGAAGAGGCGCTGGACCGCTATATCTATGGCAGGCCGTTGCAGGCGCTGGCGATGCGTTTGCTGTATCTGCTGAACCGGAACACGCGCGCGGGATCGCGGCGCAATATCTCGGCGCATTACGATCTGGGGAATGATTTCTATCGGCTGTGGCTGGACGATACGATGACCTATTCCTCGGCGCTGTTTGCCGAGGGTGACGATCTGGCGGCCGCACAGCGGCGCAAATACGACCGCATCATCGGCGGCTTGGCGGGCGGATCGGGGCGGTTGCTGGAAATCGGCTGCGGTTGGGGAGGCTTTGCCCAACGCGCGCTGGAACGCGGCGATTTCGCGCCGAAAGGGCTGACCCTGTCCAGCGAGCAGGCCGCCTATGCCCGCAACCGGCTGGGGCCTGACGCTGAAATCGTGTTGCAGGATTATCGCGACGAAACAGGCCGTTTCGACCACATTGTTTCCATCGAGATGTTCGAGGCCGTGGGCGAAAAATTCTGGCCGGTCTATTTCGGCAAACTGGCCGAGGCGCTGACGACCGAAGGCCGCGCCATGATCCAGACCATCACCGTTGCCGACCGCTATTTCGACCGCTACCGCAAGGGCGGCGACATGATCCGCAGCTTTATCTTTCCAGGCGGCATGTTGCCCTCGCCCGCGCGCTTTCAGGCCGAGGCCGAACGCGCCGGCCTGCGCATCGAGGATGCATTCGGCTTTGGTCGCGACTATGCCCGCACATTGACCAACTGGCTGGACAATTTTGACGCGCGACGCACCGAGGTGCAGCAGCTGGGCTTTGATGAGGCATTCATCCGCGTCTGGCGTTTCTATCTTGCAGCCTGCGCGGCGTCTTTTTCGGTCCAACGGACGGATGTGGTGCAGTATCGTCTGGCCCATGCCTGA